The Rhizobium sp. 9140 sequence CGCGCTGGAGCATGCCGAAGAGGTCGCGTGGGTCGTCGGGATCGGCGATGATGTCGATCTGCTGGAAGAAATCCGTCCCGACCAAGGCGGAACGCACATAGCGAAGTGCAGAGAAATCCTCCACTGCGAAGCCGACGCTGTCGAACAGCGTGATCTGCCGCGCATCGCGCCGGCCGGGCGCTTCGCCTCGCACGACCTTCCAGAGCTCCGTCACCGGGTAATCCGGCGCCATCTGCTGAATCTCGCCTTCGACACGGGTCTGCGGCGGATATTCAACGAAAGTGTCGGCACGCAGCAGGATATCCCGGTGCAGCTCGGTCTTTCCCGGGCAGTCCCCGCCGATCGCGTTGATATGGACTCCGCTGCCGATCATGTTGTCGGTGAGGATCGTCGCATACTGTTTGTCCGCCGTGCAGGTGGTGATGATGCCGGCACCCTCGATCGCCTGTTCGGCGCTTTCGCACGCGTGCAATGCGAGGCCCGAACCGGTGAGGTTGCGGATGGTCTTCTCGGTCGCCCTGATATCGATATCGTAAAGCCGGATCTCCGTGATGCCGAGAACGGCTTCATCGCCAGCGCCTGAAACTCGGCCTGCGCGCCGTTGCCGATCATGGCCATCACCCGCGTGCCCTTCGGGGCGAGATGCCGTGCGGCCATGGCGGAGGTTGCGGCCGTGCGCAGCGCTGTCAGCAGCGTCATTTCCGTCAGCAGGAGGGGATAGCCTGTGGCAACATCGGCCAGCAGCCCGAAGGCGGTCACCGTCTGGAGGCCGGCGGCCATGTTCTTCGGGTGACCGTTCACATATTTGAAGCCATAGATCTCGCCGTCGGAGGTCGGCATCAGCTCGATCACGCCATCCCGAGAATGCGAGGCGATCCGTGACGTTTTGTCGAAGACCTCCCAGCGCCGGAAGTCGTCCTCAATCGTGTCGGTCAGTTCGCGTAGGACGCGTTCGATGCCCAGATGATGGACGAGGCGCATCATGTTCTCGACGCTGACGAAGGGGATCAGGGCCTTTTCGGAAGGCAGGGCAGACATGGGTGTTTCCTCGTTTCAGAGGTCGATGGTAGCAACCGCAGATGCTCACTGAAACGGCAGATGATTGTCATATTCCTTGCTGAACCAAGCAGAGTGCCAGCCGGATTGTGCAAATTGCTCGATCAGCGCGAGAGGAGATATTGCCGCGGCGGGCTGCCCATCATCCGGCGGAACATGGTGGTGAAGGCCGCGATGTTCTCATAGCCGGCATCGAGCGCGACGCTGGTGATCGAGTGCCCGGCGGCGAGCCGCGGCAGCGAGGCGAAAAGGCAGGCCTGCTGGCGCCACGTTACGAAGCTGACGCCGGTCTGGGTGCGAAAGAAGCGCGTAAAACTGCGGCGGCTCATGGCAAGCGTTGCGGCCCAGTCATCAATGCTCGCAACCGCGCGCGGCGCCTCCAGAAAGGCCCGGCAGGCAGCGGCAAGCCGCGGGTCGTTCGGAAAGGGCAGGCCGAGCGGGACTTCAGGCAGTTGCTGCATCTCGTCTAGCAGCAGATCCATGATCAGCTCCCGCCGTCGCGGCTTTGGAAAGGGCGGCGTATCGCGCACCAGTTCGTCCATCAGGTTTGCTGCGAGTGTGGTGACGTTGACCACCTTCGGCCGCTCGACGAAGGCCAGTTGCGTATCGACGTAGATCGACAGCATTTCGACCGGGCTTATGGTTTCCGATGCATGCTCTAGGCCGGCGGGAATGATCAGGCCATGGCCGGGCGGGATCATCCAGCGCCGGTCGCTGGTGCCGACCACGACCACACCGCGGCGCGCGTGCCAGAGCTGCGTCTTGCGGTGCGAGTGCAGGGGGCTGCGCATGCCGGCCTTGTAGTTCCGGCCGATCGCATAGAGCGGCTCCTGCGCCGCATCGATCCGCTTCAGGCTCTGCCGATGCTCATCGAGATCGACACCGATCGTCGGAAAATCCACAAACCGCATTTGGCCCACTCACGAAAGAAGTGGACCAGAGCGCAAAGGTAGGCCAGCGTCAAGGTCTGTAGGAAAAGCGAACGGCGCGTTATGCGCCGAAACGGACGGCCCAAACCGGGAGGAGACCCATCATGGCGAGCGTAACCACACCAAGTGGGTCCGGGCAGACACCATGGCCTTTTCGATCATAGCGGCAGCCAGCTTCTGCCACATGCTCAACGATATCATGCAGTCGCTGCTGACCTCCCTCTACCCGCTGATCAAGGCGAACTATGCGCTCGATTTCGTCCAGATCGGCCTTCTGACCTTCGCGTTTCAGGTGACGGCATCGCTGTTGCAGCCGTTGGTGGGCGTGGTGACGGACCGTTGGCCGATGCCGTTCTCCCTGCCGGCGGCGATGCTTGCCACCTGCGCTGGGCTGTTTACGCTGGCCTTCGCCCATA is a genomic window containing:
- a CDS encoding AraC family transcriptional regulator, which encodes MRFVDFPTIGVDLDEHRQSLKRIDAAQEPLYAIGRNYKAGMRSPLHSHRKTQLWHARRGVVVVGTSDRRWMIPPGHGLIIPAGLEHASETISPVEMLSIYVDTQLAFVERPKVVNVTTLAANLMDELVRDTPPFPKPRRRELIMDLLLDEMQQLPEVPLGLPFPNDPRLAAACRAFLEAPRAVASIDDWAATLAMSRRSFTRFFRTQTGVSFVTWRQQACLFASLPRLAAGHSITSVALDAGYENIAAFTTMFRRMMGSPPRQYLLSR